In the genome of Helicobacter colisuis, one region contains:
- a CDS encoding DMT family transporter: MQKNLIFSILIVIAMAFWGSSWACGKVLVQYASADIIAFWRFFFAFIASIPLIMLLKVPLRINTENLKFLLVAACLNGIYSIFFFMGLNYGSAGKGGVLVTTLIPIFAYLLAYFFSRKENKSIKANEILGLGIGIISGICLLDLGGFEELFGKFNTFFLFCALDWAILTLVCQRIRIHPLAINFYITFLSMLFYSPLFFFKPQMLEIFHYDMKFWSMIFVVAVLSTAIGTSIYYMGIAKLGATRASSYQLLVPAMALGSSYLILGEIPSLLTIFGGILAIFATYLINIHKPKKIG, encoded by the coding sequence GTGCAAAAGAATCTTATCTTTTCTATTTTGATTGTCATAGCAATGGCTTTTTGGGGGAGTTCTTGGGCTTGTGGAAAGGTTTTAGTGCAGTATGCAAGTGCAGATATTATAGCTTTTTGGAGATTCTTTTTTGCCTTTATTGCTTCTATTCCTTTGATTATGTTATTGAAGGTGCCTTTGCGGATTAACACAGAAAATTTGAAATTTTTATTAGTAGCGGCTTGTTTAAATGGGATATATTCTATTTTCTTTTTTATGGGCTTAAATTATGGTAGTGCAGGGAAGGGCGGTGTGCTTGTTACTACCCTGATTCCTATTTTTGCATATTTATTAGCTTACTTTTTTTCTCGCAAGGAAAACAAAAGCATCAAAGCCAATGAAATTTTAGGGCTTGGAATTGGCATTATTTCTGGGATTTGTCTGCTTGATCTTGGAGGTTTTGAAGAGTTATTTGGTAAATTTAATACATTTTTCTTGTTCTGTGCTTTGGATTGGGCGATTTTAACTCTAGTTTGTCAAAGGATTCGTATTCATCCTTTGGCAATCAATTTCTATATTACTTTTTTGAGTATGCTTTTTTATTCGCCTTTATTTTTCTTCAAACCGCAAATGCTTGAGATTTTTCATTATGATATGAAATTTTGGTCTATGATTTTTGTAGTTGCTGTGCTTTCAACAGCCATTGGGACAAGCATTTATTATATGGGTATTGCTAAGCTTGGTGCGACTAGGGCTAGTTCTTATCAGCTTTTAGTTCCTGCAATGGCTTTAGGAAGTAGTTATTTGATTTTGGGAGAAATACCAAGCCTTTTAACGATTTTTGGTGGTATTTTAGCTATTTTTGCTACTTATTTAATCAATATCCACAAGCCAAAGAAAATAGGGTAG
- a CDS encoding DUF411 domain-containing protein: protein MKNKKLLFLAFLAPLYLLSKEVEIYSSPFCGCCIKWGDYLQNNGYQVTHHKNGDFMAVKEKYKIAPQNQSCHTGVIEGYAIEGHVPLDAINWLLENKPENVVGISTPGMPIGSPGMEQGNMQEEYPVVLLYKNGDSKIFGIYKGETLIKK, encoded by the coding sequence ATGAAAAATAAAAAACTCTTATTTTTAGCTTTTTTAGCACCGCTTTATTTACTAAGCAAAGAAGTTGAAATCTATAGCAGTCCATTTTGTGGGTGCTGTATTAAATGGGGAGATTATTTACAAAACAATGGCTATCAAGTAACGCACCACAAAAATGGCGATTTTATGGCAGTCAAAGAAAAATACAAAATCGCACCACAAAATCAAAGTTGTCATACTGGCGTTATTGAGGGCTATGCCATAGAAGGACATGTGCCATTAGATGCGATTAATTGGCTTTTGGAAAACAAACCTGAAAATGTTGTTGGAATCTCAACACCAGGAATGCCAATAGGAAGCCCCGGAATGGAACAAGGCAATATGCAAGAAGAATATCCAGTTGTGTTGCTTTATAAAAATGGCGATTCAAAAATTTTTGGAATCTATAAAGGCGAAACACTTATTAAAAAGTAG
- the purU gene encoding formyltetrahydrofolate deformylase, with translation MRFVIKIQTPDKKGLIAQITQIIFQFNLNILKNDEFVDKENNLFFMRSEIEGECEIAILKQKIKVAINDESSQVEILPCQKKKIVILCTKESHCLGDLLIRYDSNELNADILAVISNYEVLKPLCQKFNLPFICISHEGKSREDHEKQIIEVLKQYPSDYIILAKYMRILSPNFVEEFEGKLINIHHSFLPAFVGANPYKQAYERGVKIIGATAHFVNNELDEGPIIYQDITKVNHTMDWKEMQKHGRDVEKIVLSKALNLALEEKIFVYCNKTIVF, from the coding sequence CTCAAATTACACAGATTATTTTTCAATTTAATTTAAATATTTTAAAAAATGATGAATTTGTTGATAAAGAAAATAATCTTTTTTTTATGCGTAGCGAGATTGAGGGGGAGTGTGAAATTGCGATTTTAAAGCAAAAGATAAAAGTTGCTATTAACGATGAATCTAGTCAAGTAGAGATACTTCCTTGCCAAAAAAAGAAAATTGTGATTCTTTGCACTAAAGAGAGTCATTGTTTAGGCGATTTGCTAATCCGTTATGATAGCAATGAGCTAAATGCGGATATTTTAGCGGTGATTTCTAATTATGAAGTTTTAAAGCCTTTGTGTCAAAAGTTTAACTTGCCTTTTATCTGCATTAGCCACGAAGGAAAAAGCAGAGAAGATCACGAAAAACAAATCATTGAAGTTTTAAAACAATATCCAAGTGATTATATTATTTTGGCAAAATATATGCGGATTTTAAGCCCCAATTTTGTTGAAGAGTTTGAGGGGAAATTGATTAATATTCATCATAGTTTTTTACCGGCTTTTGTGGGAGCAAACCCCTATAAACAAGCCTATGAAAGAGGTGTAAAAATCATTGGTGCTACCGCGCATTTTGTCAATAATGAGCTTGATGAGGGTCCAATTATTTATCAAGATATTACTAAAGTCAATCACACAATGGATTGGAAGGAAATGCAAAAACACGGCAGAGATGTGGAGAAAATCGTCCTATCTAAGGCACTAAATCTAGCTTTAGAAGAGAAAATTTTTGTTTATTGCAATAAAACGATTGTGTTTTAA